Part of the Methylorubrum populi genome is shown below.
TCGGCAAAGCCGCGCAGCAGCATCACCAGCGCCAGCACCACGTACATGATGCCGATCTTCTTATGGTCGACCGAGGTCAGCCAGTCGCGCCAGAGCGGGCCCCAGAAGCGAAAATAGGTGATTGCGGCGAGCACCGCGATCCCGGCCACGGCGACGCCTGCGAAGGTGACTTGCAGGATCGGTTCGTGGAACGGGATGTCCTCCAGCGAGAGGCGCCCGAACAGCAGGTGCTGCAGGTCCGTGTTTGCGAACATGGGTCGAAACTCGTCCGTAAATCCTGAGGCGGCGACGGATCAGTTGTTGGTCTGGTCGGGGGCCGGTTGGCCCTCGCCGCTCTTCTCGTGGGTCTTGCCGTCCGGCGACCCGGTCTTGGGCGACTCGCTCTTGGGGGCGCGGTGCGAGGCCGGCGTCGTCGCCCCCGGTGCCTCGTCGCCGCGCTGCGTGTGGCGGTTGTCGTACTGGAGCCGCTCGACGTTCTCGCGGCTCTCCTTGCCGGCGCCCCCCTTGGCGTCGATGGCCATCATCTCGCCCATGCACATCTTGCCGGGAACGGCGCACATGCCGACGATCTTGCTGAAGAGGCCGTCGGCGAACGTGGAGTAGTAGGTGACGGGCACCCGCTCGCTCGGGCGCTCGAGTTCGAGATAAGCATCGCGGCTCAGCTCGGAACCCTGCTGCTTCACTTTGGCAATCCACTGGTCGAAGCCGTCGCCCTCGAGCCCGTGGAACTTGAACGTCATGCGCGAGAAGCCGCTGCCGCTGTAGTGCGAGGACAGGCCTTCATACTCGCCGGCCTTGTTGATCACCGCGTGGAGCTGCGTCTGCATGCCGGGCATGGCGTAGATCATGCCGGCGAGCGCGGGGACGTAGAAGGCGTTCATCACCGAGGAGGCGGTGATCTTGAACTGGATCGGCCGGTTCACCGGCGCGGCCAGCTCGTTGACGGTGGCGACATTGTATTCGGGGTAGAAGAACAGCCACTTCCAATCGAGGGCGACGACCTGCACCTCGAGCGGCTTCACATCCGCCGCGACCGGCTTGCCGGGCTCGATGCGCGAGAGCGGCCGGAACGGGTCGAGGGTGTGGGTGCTGATCCAGGTCAACGCGCCGAGCGCGATGATGATCATCAGCGGCGCGGTCCAGATCACCACCTCGAGTCCGGTCGAGTGGTCCCAGTCGGGATCGTGGCGGGCGGCCGTGTTCGAGGCGCGGTAGCGCCACGCGAACAGCAGGGTCAGCACGATCACGGGCACGATGATGAGCAGCATCAGGCCCGTCGAGGCGAGGACGAGGTTGCGCTGCTGCACGGCGATGTCGCCGGAGGGCTGCATCACCACGAGGTTGCAGCCGGCGAGCAGCCCGAACAGGGGCAGCAGGACAAGGCCCCTCAGGATCCGGCGCGCGGAGCCTGCACGGGCTCTCAGTGAACGGTCGGCGGTCATGGCCACGAATCTTCGTTCCATCACAAGGGCCGCGCGGGCATCTTCCCGCGCGGCGACGGTTCGTTTCTCACAAGGCTCCGCGCGGCGAGAGGCACACTCCGCCCGCGGGCCGAAACCATCACATCTGGCGCATCTCGGAGCGATCGAGCGAGAGCGCGAGCAGCGTCGCCAGGGCACCCGACAGCAGGTACACGCCGACCATGGCGAGCCCGTAGGCGGTGGAGAGGTACAG
Proteins encoded:
- the cyoA gene encoding ubiquinol oxidase subunit II encodes the protein MTADRSLRARAGSARRILRGLVLLPLFGLLAGCNLVVMQPSGDIAVQQRNLVLASTGLMLLIIVPVIVLTLLFAWRYRASNTAARHDPDWDHSTGLEVVIWTAPLMIIIALGALTWISTHTLDPFRPLSRIEPGKPVAADVKPLEVQVVALDWKWLFFYPEYNVATVNELAAPVNRPIQFKITASSVMNAFYVPALAGMIYAMPGMQTQLHAVINKAGEYEGLSSHYSGSGFSRMTFKFHGLEGDGFDQWIAKVKQQGSELSRDAYLELERPSERVPVTYYSTFADGLFSKIVGMCAVPGKMCMGEMMAIDAKGGAGKESRENVERLQYDNRHTQRGDEAPGATTPASHRAPKSESPKTGSPDGKTHEKSGEGQPAPDQTNN